DNA sequence from the Oncorhynchus clarkii lewisi isolate Uvic-CL-2024 chromosome 9, UVic_Ocla_1.0, whole genome shotgun sequence genome:
CAACATACCTTTGAGATGGGTGAGTGATGTGCTACATCAGCTCAATGTCTTGGTGCAGCCGAAGAACAAGATCCTGGTGGTAACCGTTCTAGGTGTTCAGAGCACAGGAAAGTCCACTCTACTGAATACAATGTTTGGAGTGCAGTTCGCAGTCAGTAGCGGCAGATGCACAAGAGGGGCCTTCATGCTTCTCATCAAAGTCAAAGACGACTTCAAAAAGGAGCTGAACTGCGATTTTTTAGTGATCATCGACACAGAAGGACTGAAGTCGCCAGAGCTGGCACAGCTGAATGACAGCTATGAGCACGACAATGAGCTAGCCACTCTAGTTGTTGGACTGAGTGATGTCACAATTGTCAATATTGCCATGGAGAATTCGACAGAGATGAAGGACATCCTTCAAATTGTTGTCCATGCTTTTCTTCGAATGAAAGAGGTGGGAAAGAAACCCAAGTGCCAGTTTGTCCACCAGAATGTGGCAGATGTCTCGGCACACGACAAGAACATGAGAGACCGGAAGATGCTCTTGGAGCAATTGAACGAGATGACTCAGGCAGCAGCCAGAATGGAAAAAAAGGAAAAGAACAAAAGCTTCACAGATGTGATGGAGTACAACCCAGAGACTGGTAACTGGTACATCCCTGGACTTTGGCATGGTAACCCTCCAATGGCACCTGTCAACGCTGGGTACAGCGAGTCTGTCTACGAGTTCAAAAAGAACATGATCAAGGTTTTCCAGGACTGTGAGACCCCTGGGAACATCATGGACTTTCTAGAGTGGACAAAAAGCCTTTGGAATGCTGTGAAGTATGAAAACTTCATCTTCAGCTTCAGAAACAGCCTGGTGGCTGATGCCTACATGAAGTTGTGTGTTGAGTTCAGTAAGTGGGAATGGTCATTCAAAAAGCACATGCACACATGGACAACAAATGCTGAAACAAGGATTTCCAACTTTGGGACAGTTGCGATGAAATACCAGATGGACAACATGAGGGATTTTCACAGCAAATTGAAAATGGAAGCCTCAATGGAACTTATCAAATGGGAGAAGACCATTCTTGACAACCTGTCCAAGTACTACGAGCAGACAGAGGGCCATGTCTATCttgtggagagatacagagaggattTTGCAAACAGCACCAAAGGTATGAAAAGGGAGATGGAAAACTCTATAATGAGTAAACTGGAAGCTGCTTTTGAGATTCGAAAAGGAATGATCAAGCTTGACACAATAAAGAAGAACCACACAGCTGTGATGGAGAAAAAAGTGCTGAGGTTGCTTGAGGACTGCAGAAAGAGTAAATCTCGGTGGTCTGAGCAGGACCTTGATAAAGAATTTGAAAAGGTATGGGAGGAAACCGTGAATGAGCTATCCAACTTTGAAGGATTGAGGCCACGAGATGTTTTGAGTGATGTTTTCAACCAGCTTCGGTCTAACATGGTGCAGAAGGGAAGTTCAGTGAATGAAAAGCTGAACCAAGTGAAACTTAAAGATCATGGAGAAGAACCCTTCATAGTCACTCCAGAGGGGGTTTTCAAGAGATTAGTAAAGGCGTTTTACATGGATGAGCACACAAGAAAAACCCAGGCCATGGCAGACAACCTTATAGCCAAATGCAAAGAGTTTGTGTTCGAGAAGGTCCAAAAGAAAACAGACTACCATGAAACATACATACAAGAGATTCTGCACATGATTGAAGAGAAGCTGGATGCCAACAAAGAACTTGACAAAAGCCTCAAATTTGAACTGAACATCAAATTGCACATTTGTGGGTTTGCAGCCAGGACTTTCCAGGATCTGCATGAAACGTTCATAACTGACAATAATCCTCGTTTGTGCCTTGAACAGTTTAAAGATAAATACTTGGAAGACTTCAAAGACTTGGTCAGTGGACAAGATCAGTGTCAGAAGAAAGCTGAGCAGTTCACCACCCTGTGTCTCAAACCAGCAGTAAAAGCCTATGTTGCCAGTTCCCTGGGTCCGGAAATTGTTGATGTAATGCTGATGGGACAGAATGCCTTTCAATTCAGCTCTCGGGCATTTTTCCAGTACTCTATCTTGAAGCAACTACTGTCAGAATTCAACTTTGCCAACTATGTGAGCTACATTTGTGACTACGAAGGCTTTGTCAAGAATTGGATTTTGGATGAAATCTTGAAGCGCTTCTCACAAGGAAACAACATTTTTGATTTGGAAGACTGTCAACTCAAAGGGATCATCAGTGTCATCACTGAGGCAATCACAAAAGCACAGATGAATGAGAAGGGCAACATAAAGGAATTCATTAAGGACATATGCAGGCTCCTAGGAGAGAAGCTGGTGCTTCCACAAGATGCGTTGGAAGCCACCATGATCTTCAACAATTCCAAACAGGAATCGTTTGCCCACTGGCTTACAATATCTGTAGTGGATATGGAACAGTCGCTGAGAGAAGAGTTCCAAAGAGCAAAGGATGTGAAAACGAAATTGGAAAGACAGAACATCAAGCCACAGAACGAGCTGTTCACAAAAGTGTTTGGCTGTGGGAAGCAGTGTCCATTCTGCAAGGCACCGTGCGAGGCAGGAGGAAAAGCCCACACAAACCACTGTGCCTCAATACATCGACCAGAGGGACTTGGTCGTTTTAGGTTTGAGGGCTCAAGAAATCTTGTCACTGACATCTGCTCCTCTTCAGTGTTCAATGATACCGCC
Encoded proteins:
- the LOC139416042 gene encoding up-regulator of cell proliferation-like isoform X2 is translated as MDAAVAETHLESLLLNLGLEQHYTEKLTLSTVLQIDEKTVTDEPAHTLSALPWSFLKRLMMVNVTARSVKCTSSGGEESCDASFCNIELDLESLFNNLDSSNVVNPLDIVTALFLCSNGFLQQEMVLKMSMCQFSVPLLLPNCDTKQCMLMLWAMRDIVKKFRPHSLADPRGFVEDRIVLSDLPMISFVRLGECSLSKSQILNKLLSNPQQYHDTFVHRDMECGDSPRRISNGLVEISWYLPCGNKNIDIFGEPVAIANLRGDISLFETQYSFLCQTSAAVFVFFDNLDNKYKLLTSQNTKAHLFLVGNLQSKSFSIDALKKTAKELNLKTSNVILKNKQMNDADFVKNLRNSVGQVIKSSKSKMPLEQMAEVAHELGILVDEDCQECQSAKQNADAITSNIHDIPQYKESQLPLQGQVWKELARLEKEECRLQKARNQNIEMYKCDLQSQKIQLRKKQRNYDISGAMSCFINAMSSTGQERSYFLKWIRMNLDNLSRRNLSGLREQYKEKCQNSSENKEEIADLDRQISNSSLGTEHFLREMGQLYESSVLLRETDVSRQQMQNLPRLCAELLLDGFPLELVDGDASNIPLRWVSDVLHQLNVLVQPKNKILVVTVLGVQSTGKSTLLNTMFGVQFAVSSGRCTRGAFMLLIKVKDDFKKELNCDFLVIIDTEGLKSPELAQLNDSYEHDNELATLVVGLSDVTIVNIAMENSTEMKDILQIVVHAFLRMKEVGKKPKCQFVHQNVADVSAHDKNMRDRKMLLEQLNEMTQAAARMEKKEKNKSFTDVMEYNPETGNWYIPGLWHGNPPMAPVNAGYSESVYEFKKNMIKVFQDCETPGNIMDFLEWTKSLWNAVKYENFIFSFRNSLVADAYMKLCVEFSKWEWSFKKHMHTWTTNAETRISNFGTVAMKYQMDNMRDFHSKLKMEASMELIKWEKTILDNLSKYYEQTEGHVYLVERYREDFANSTKGMKREMENSIMSKLEAAFEIRKGMIKLDTIKKNHTAVMEKKVLRLLEDCRKSKSRWSEQDLDKEFEKVWEETVNELSNFEGLRPRDVLSDVFNQLRSNMVQKGSSVNEKLNQVKLKDHGEEPFIVTPEGVFKRLVKAFYMDEHTRKTQAMADNLIAKCKEFVFEKVQKKTDYHETYIQEILHMIEEKLDANKELDKSLKFELNIKLHICGFAARTFQDLHETFITDNNPRLCLEQFKDKYLEDFKDLVSGQDQCQKKAEQFTTLCLKPAVKAYVASSLGPEIVDVMLMGQNAFQFSSRAFFQYSILKQLLSEFNFANYVSYICDYEGFVKNWILDEILKRFSQGNNIFDLEDCQLKGIISVITEAITKAQMNEKGNIKEFIKDICRLLGEKLVLPQDALEATMIFNNSKQESFAHWLTISVVDMEQSLREEFQRAKDVKTKLERQNIKPQNELFTKVFGCGKQCPFCKAPCEAGGKAHTNHCASIHRPEGLGRFRFEGSRNLVTDICSSSVFNDTAFRCYKTRGQWHPYKKYRDIYPDWLIPADSSIQASDYWKFVMAKFNKHFAEEYDALPADIPPAWKWISKQQAERSIKESFSIK
- the LOC139416042 gene encoding up-regulator of cell proliferation-like isoform X1, coding for MDINEEDCDLYLGEEEDSSHRAQTDGLKSEPAQPMDAAVAETHLESLLLNLGLEQHYTEKLTLSTVLQIDEKTVTDEPAHTLSALPWSFLKRLMMVNVTARSVKCTSSGGEESCDASFCNIELDLESLFNNLDSSNVVNPLDIVTALFLCSNGFLQQEMVLKMSMCQFSVPLLLPNCDTKQCMLMLWAMRDIVKKFRPHSLADPRGFVEDRIVLSDLPMISFVRLGECSLSKSQILNKLLSNPQQYHDTFVHRDMECGDSPRRISNGLVEISWYLPCGNKNIDIFGEPVAIANLRGDISLFETQYSFLCQTSAAVFVFFDNLDNKYKLLTSQNTKAHLFLVGNLQSKSFSIDALKKTAKELNLKTSNVILKNKQMNDADFVKNLRNSVGQVIKSSKSKMPLEQMAEVAHELGILVDEDCQECQSAKQNADAITSNIHDIPQYKESQLPLQGQVWKELARLEKEECRLQKARNQNIEMYKCDLQSQKIQLRKKQRNYDISGAMSCFINAMSSTGQERSYFLKWIRMNLDNLSRRNLSGLREQYKEKCQNSSENKEEIADLDRQISNSSLGTEHFLREMGQLYESSVLLRETDVSRQQMQNLPRLCAELLLDGFPLELVDGDASNIPLRWVSDVLHQLNVLVQPKNKILVVTVLGVQSTGKSTLLNTMFGVQFAVSSGRCTRGAFMLLIKVKDDFKKELNCDFLVIIDTEGLKSPELAQLNDSYEHDNELATLVVGLSDVTIVNIAMENSTEMKDILQIVVHAFLRMKEVGKKPKCQFVHQNVADVSAHDKNMRDRKMLLEQLNEMTQAAARMEKKEKNKSFTDVMEYNPETGNWYIPGLWHGNPPMAPVNAGYSESVYEFKKNMIKVFQDCETPGNIMDFLEWTKSLWNAVKYENFIFSFRNSLVADAYMKLCVEFSKWEWSFKKHMHTWTTNAETRISNFGTVAMKYQMDNMRDFHSKLKMEASMELIKWEKTILDNLSKYYEQTEGHVYLVERYREDFANSTKGMKREMENSIMSKLEAAFEIRKGMIKLDTIKKNHTAVMEKKVLRLLEDCRKSKSRWSEQDLDKEFEKVWEETVNELSNFEGLRPRDVLSDVFNQLRSNMVQKGSSVNEKLNQVKLKDHGEEPFIVTPEGVFKRLVKAFYMDEHTRKTQAMADNLIAKCKEFVFEKVQKKTDYHETYIQEILHMIEEKLDANKELDKSLKFELNIKLHICGFAARTFQDLHETFITDNNPRLCLEQFKDKYLEDFKDLVSGQDQCQKKAEQFTTLCLKPAVKAYVASSLGPEIVDVMLMGQNAFQFSSRAFFQYSILKQLLSEFNFANYVSYICDYEGFVKNWILDEILKRFSQGNNIFDLEDCQLKGIISVITEAITKAQMNEKGNIKEFIKDICRLLGEKLVLPQDALEATMIFNNSKQESFAHWLTISVVDMEQSLREEFQRAKDVKTKLERQNIKPQNELFTKVFGCGKQCPFCKAPCEAGGKAHTNHCASIHRPEGLGRFRFEGSRNLVTDICSSSVFNDTAFRCYKTRGQWHPYKKYRDIYPDWLIPADSSIQASDYWKFVMAKFNKHFAEEYDALPADIPPAWKWISKQQAERSIKESFSIK